The following are encoded together in the Nocardia sp. XZ_19_385 genome:
- a CDS encoding RNase J family beta-CASP ribonuclease, protein MTEPISPRPARRRAASRAAGAPAPVQPDAPMRIEQPAPEPAPATESVSAAVAQEPRPEPVMHAEPDVPPARKKAKNTEEAPKANQAKKSSQAQDAGQQSNGQSNRGNRGRQQGGRGGRRDQAPAPAPVKAAQDRLGPPPKAPKNGLRVFALGGIGEIGRNMTVFEYGGKLLIVDCGVLFPEDQQPGVDLILPDFRPIEDRVDDIVAVVLTHGHEDHIGAVPFLLRLRSDIPIIGAKFTLALIAAKCREHRLQPKLVEVIEGETTIHGPFECEYFAVNHSIPDALAVSIRTPAGVALHTGDIKLDQLPLDGRLTDLAGFSRLGDEGVDLFLVDSTNAEVPGFVTPEREIGGVLDTVIGKATNRVIIASFASHVHRIQQVVDVAQKHGRRVCFIGRSMVRNMQIAQDLGYLRVPQGLEVDLEVAATLPGNRLVLISTGSQGEPLSALSRMARGEHRQIHIRSDDLVVLASSLIPGNENSVFAVVNGLARLGATVITQQSAKVHVSGHASAGELLYLYNAVRPTNAMPVHGEWRHLRANAALAVATGVPEERVVLAEDGVVVDLVDGIASIVGRFPVGHVYVDGLSVGDVGESTLSDRLVLGEGGFISITVAIDSTTGKAVSTPELNGRGFSDDPAALSDAAELVEAELLRLAGENVTDAHRIAQSVRRVVGRWVADVYRRRPMIVPTVIEV, encoded by the coding sequence ATGACCGAGCCCATTTCGCCCCGTCCCGCCCGCCGCCGCGCCGCCAGTCGTGCGGCCGGTGCCCCCGCGCCGGTGCAGCCGGACGCTCCGATGCGCATCGAACAGCCTGCGCCGGAGCCTGCCCCGGCCACGGAGTCGGTCTCCGCTGCCGTGGCGCAGGAGCCGCGTCCCGAGCCGGTGATGCACGCCGAGCCGGACGTCCCACCTGCCCGTAAGAAGGCGAAGAACACCGAAGAAGCCCCGAAGGCCAACCAGGCCAAGAAGTCCTCGCAGGCGCAGGATGCGGGCCAGCAATCCAATGGTCAGTCCAACCGCGGCAACCGCGGGCGGCAGCAGGGCGGTCGCGGCGGTCGTCGTGATCAGGCCCCCGCGCCGGCGCCGGTGAAGGCCGCCCAGGATCGTCTCGGCCCGCCGCCCAAGGCCCCGAAGAACGGGCTGCGCGTCTTCGCGCTCGGCGGCATCGGTGAAATCGGCCGCAACATGACCGTTTTCGAATACGGCGGCAAACTGCTGATCGTCGACTGCGGCGTGCTGTTCCCCGAGGACCAGCAGCCCGGCGTCGACCTGATCCTGCCCGACTTCCGCCCGATCGAGGACCGCGTCGACGACATCGTCGCCGTCGTGCTCACCCACGGTCACGAGGATCACATCGGCGCGGTGCCGTTCCTGCTGCGCCTGCGCTCCGACATCCCGATCATCGGCGCCAAATTCACCCTCGCGCTGATCGCGGCCAAGTGCCGCGAGCACCGGCTGCAGCCGAAACTGGTGGAGGTCATCGAGGGCGAGACCACCATCCACGGTCCGTTCGAGTGCGAGTACTTCGCGGTCAATCACTCGATTCCGGACGCGCTGGCCGTATCGATCCGCACCCCCGCGGGTGTGGCGTTGCACACCGGCGACATCAAGCTCGATCAGCTGCCGCTCGACGGCCGCCTCACCGACCTGGCCGGGTTCTCCCGCCTGGGCGACGAGGGCGTCGACCTGTTCCTGGTGGACTCCACCAACGCCGAGGTCCCCGGCTTCGTCACCCCGGAACGCGAGATCGGCGGCGTGCTCGACACGGTCATCGGCAAGGCCACGAACCGCGTCATCATCGCTTCCTTCGCCAGCCACGTGCACCGCATCCAGCAGGTCGTGGACGTGGCCCAGAAGCACGGGCGGCGAGTGTGCTTCATCGGCCGCTCGATGGTGCGCAACATGCAGATCGCGCAGGATCTCGGTTACCTGCGGGTGCCGCAGGGCCTGGAGGTCGACCTCGAGGTCGCGGCGACGCTGCCCGGCAACCGCCTGGTGCTGATCTCCACCGGTTCGCAGGGTGAGCCGCTCTCGGCGCTGTCGCGGATGGCGCGTGGCGAGCACCGTCAGATCCATATCCGTTCGGACGATCTCGTGGTGCTGGCGTCCTCGCTGATCCCCGGCAACGAGAACTCGGTGTTCGCCGTGGTGAACGGCCTGGCCCGGCTCGGCGCCACCGTCATCACCCAGCAGAGCGCGAAGGTGCACGTCTCCGGGCACGCATCCGCGGGCGAGCTGCTGTACCTGTACAACGCGGTGCGGCCCACCAATGCCATGCCGGTGCACGGTGAATGGCGGCATCTGCGCGCCAACGCCGCGCTGGCGGTCGCCACCGGCGTCCCGGAGGAGCGTGTGGTGCTGGCCGAGGACGGTGTCGTGGTCGACCTGGTCGACGGCATCGCCAGCATCGTGGGCCGGTTCCCGGTCGGGCACGTCTACGTCGACGGCCTCTCGGTCGGTGACGTCGGCGAATCCACGCTGTCGGATCGTCTGGTGCTCGGCGAGGGCGGTTTCATCTCGATCACCGTCGCGATCGACTCCACCACCGGTAAGGCGGTCAGCACACCGGAGCTCAACGGACGCGGTTTCTCCGACGACCCGGCCGCGCTCAGCGACGCCGCCGAGCTGGTCGAGGCGGAATTGCTGCGGCTGGCGGGAGAGAACGTCACCGATGCCCATCGCATCGCGCAGAGCGTGCGCCGCGTGGTGGGCCGCTGGGTCGCCGATGTCTACCGCCGTCGCCCGATGATCGTGCCCACCGTCATCGAGGTCTAG
- a CDS encoding winged helix-turn-helix domain-containing protein: MRRMSAAAARRTALAAQGFGRRKPAVANRRAIQDVLSRTQLLQLDSVSAVVRAHYAPVFSRIGAYDRALLDEFAWSHSARRPRRLVEYWAHEAALLPVEDWPLMRWRMAKYQHGRWASAKRVLEHSPTLSKDILDVIRAAGPSTAGEVERHLELDKPRAKDHWGWNLSDTKIVCEQLFATGELSVDKRVGFARHYDLTERVIPPEVLARQISDTDAFRELILRAATALGVATEPDLRDYYRMHRSQTEPAIAELVDAGELEPVEVTGWDKPAYLRTGAKTPRAIEGAALLCPFDPLIFFRPRTERIFDFHYRIEIYTPEPKRVHGYYVFPFLLDGALVGRVDLRAERATGRLLVPGAFAEPGHCTLETAAALKNSLREMADWLELDEVVIGAKGDLAPLL, from the coding sequence GTGCGAAGGATGAGCGCGGCGGCGGCACGCCGGACGGCATTGGCGGCGCAGGGGTTCGGCAGGCGGAAACCGGCGGTCGCCAACCGCCGGGCCATTCAGGATGTGCTGAGCAGAACCCAGCTGTTGCAACTGGATTCGGTGTCGGCGGTGGTGCGCGCGCACTACGCCCCGGTATTCAGCCGCATCGGCGCCTACGACCGGGCATTGCTGGACGAGTTCGCGTGGAGCCACAGCGCGCGCCGGCCGCGGCGGCTGGTGGAGTACTGGGCGCACGAGGCCGCGCTGCTCCCGGTCGAGGATTGGCCGCTGATGCGCTGGCGGATGGCGAAATATCAGCACGGCCGCTGGGCGTCGGCCAAGCGGGTACTCGAGCACAGTCCGACCCTGAGCAAGGACATCCTCGATGTCATCCGCGCGGCCGGTCCGTCGACGGCCGGTGAGGTGGAACGCCACCTCGAGCTGGACAAGCCGCGCGCCAAAGATCATTGGGGCTGGAATCTCAGCGACACCAAGATCGTCTGCGAGCAGTTGTTCGCCACCGGCGAGCTGTCGGTGGACAAGCGGGTCGGATTCGCCCGGCACTACGACCTGACCGAGCGGGTCATCCCGCCGGAGGTGCTGGCGCGCCAGATCTCCGACACCGACGCGTTCCGTGAGCTGATCCTGCGCGCAGCAACGGCTTTGGGCGTCGCGACCGAACCCGATCTGCGCGACTACTACCGCATGCACCGCTCCCAGACCGAACCCGCGATCGCCGAACTGGTCGACGCGGGGGAGCTGGAACCGGTCGAGGTCACCGGCTGGGACAAACCCGCCTACCTCCGCACCGGCGCGAAGACGCCGCGCGCGATCGAGGGCGCGGCCCTGCTCTGCCCGTTCGACCCGCTGATCTTCTTCCGGCCGCGCACCGAACGGATTTTCGACTTCCACTATCGGATCGAGATCTACACCCCGGAACCCAAACGGGTGCACGGCTATTACGTCTTCCCGTTCCTGCTCGACGGTGCACTCGTCGGCCGTGTCGACCTGCGCGCCGAACGCGCGACCGGCCGCCTCCTGGTGCCCGGCGCCTTCGCCGAACCGGGCCACTGCACCCTGGAAACCGCTGCCGCCCTGAAGAACTCGCTGCGTGAAATGGCCGACTGGCTAGAGCTCGACGAGGTGGTGATCGGCGCGAAGGGCGATCTCGCGCCGCTGCTCTAG
- the dapA gene encoding 4-hydroxy-tetrahydrodipicolinate synthase yields MTNGESTPTPRSASGTVGVAMVTPFSADGKLNVDAGVALAARLVDRGVDLLAISGTTGESPTTTESEKFDLLNAVVDAVGDRATVIAGAGTYDTAQSIELARNAQRAGAHGLLVVTPYYSRPTQDGLIAHFTAVADATDLPITLYDIPPRSVVPIASDTIRTLAEHPNIVAVKDAKGDLNAGADLIASTGLDFYSGDDCLNLPWLSVGAAGFISVIGHLVPERLRELHQAYNAGDVVRAREINVSLLPLNTAMARLGGVAMSKAGLRLLGVDVGEPRLPQLMPSSEQLDQLAADLRLAGVAA; encoded by the coding sequence ATGACGAACGGTGAATCGACGCCAACACCGCGGAGCGCGTCCGGCACGGTCGGTGTCGCAATGGTGACCCCTTTCAGTGCCGACGGCAAGCTGAATGTCGATGCCGGTGTAGCCCTGGCCGCCCGTCTGGTCGACCGTGGCGTGGACCTGCTCGCGATCTCCGGCACCACCGGGGAATCGCCGACCACCACCGAGTCGGAGAAGTTCGATCTGCTGAACGCGGTCGTCGACGCGGTCGGTGACCGGGCCACCGTGATCGCCGGCGCCGGCACCTACGACACCGCGCAGTCCATCGAGCTCGCCCGCAACGCGCAGCGCGCCGGGGCCCACGGCCTGCTCGTGGTCACCCCGTATTACTCCCGCCCCACCCAAGACGGTTTGATCGCGCACTTCACCGCGGTCGCCGACGCCACCGATCTGCCCATCACGCTCTACGACATTCCACCCCGTTCGGTCGTCCCGATCGCCTCGGACACCATCCGCACCCTCGCCGAGCACCCGAACATCGTCGCGGTCAAGGACGCCAAGGGCGACCTGAACGCGGGCGCCGACCTGATCGCCAGCACCGGCCTGGACTTCTACTCCGGTGACGACTGCCTCAACCTGCCCTGGTTGTCGGTCGGCGCGGCCGGATTCATCAGCGTCATCGGCCATCTCGTGCCCGAACGCCTGCGTGAACTGCACCAGGCCTACAACGCCGGTGACGTGGTGCGCGCCAGAGAGATCAATGTGAGCCTGCTGCCCCTGAACACCGCGATGGCCCGCCTGGGCGGCGTCGCCATGAGTAAGGCCGGTCTGCGCCTGCTGGGCGTGGACGTCGGCGAACCACGATTGCCACAGTTGATGCCGAGCAGCGAGCAACTCGACCAGCTCGCCGCTGACCTCCGTCTGGCGGGAGTTGCCGCATGA
- a CDS encoding DUF4189 domain-containing protein: MKKFITAATTMVAVGAALAVSAPAAQAQGGGYYGAIATGNNGRWSITNNYNGFQEAEGAAVRTCGGGCSVLLSWRNGCAVLVARKNPRSTTWQASSRSNYGAARDAALSRLAGSHVVTWRCTNGYS; this comes from the coding sequence GTGAAGAAGTTCATCACCGCAGCCACCACAATGGTTGCCGTCGGTGCGGCACTTGCCGTTTCGGCTCCGGCCGCGCAGGCGCAGGGCGGTGGTTACTACGGTGCCATCGCGACCGGTAACAACGGCCGCTGGAGTATCACCAACAACTACAACGGCTTCCAGGAGGCCGAGGGCGCCGCGGTGCGGACCTGCGGCGGTGGCTGCTCGGTCCTGCTGTCCTGGCGCAACGGCTGTGCCGTGCTGGTGGCGCGCAAGAACCCGCGCTCGACGACCTGGCAGGCCTCCTCGCGGTCCAACTATGGCGCCGCCCGTGACGCCGCGCTGTCCCGGCTGGCCGGCAGCCACGTCGTGACCTGGCGCTGCACCAACGGCTACAGCTAG